Proteins from a genomic interval of Mesobacillus sp. S13:
- the sigY gene encoding RNA polymerase sigma factor SigY, which produces MDEKELINSAKKGDHRSFAVLFRNHYPLLVKYLMKITMNPDIAEEIAQATMAKCVEKIHLFNGKSKFSSWLISIATNLFIDQQRKKKREREWNEGEAASRKLQWHMESNNEEWTDALAALSRLTDEMRIPLILKHYYGYSYDEIGEILNIAAGTVKSRVHHGLLAVRRELKVDEKPKGHLVKR; this is translated from the coding sequence ATGGATGAGAAAGAGTTAATCAATAGCGCTAAAAAAGGCGACCACCGATCGTTTGCTGTGCTGTTCAGGAATCATTATCCCCTGCTGGTAAAATACCTGATGAAAATAACGATGAATCCTGATATCGCTGAGGAAATTGCACAAGCAACGATGGCTAAATGCGTAGAGAAAATTCATTTATTCAATGGGAAATCGAAATTCTCGTCATGGCTGATCAGCATAGCAACGAATTTGTTTATTGATCAGCAGCGGAAAAAGAAGCGTGAGCGGGAATGGAACGAGGGTGAAGCAGCATCGCGCAAGCTGCAGTGGCATATGGAATCGAATAATGAAGAATGGACAGATGCACTGGCTGCACTATCCAGGCTGACAGATGAAATGCGTATCCCTCTAATCCTTAAGCATTATTATGGGTATTCGTACGATGAGATTGGCGAAATCCTGAATATCGCCGCAGGTACTGTAAAGTCTAGAGTCCACCATGGGCTTTTAGCTGTTAGAAGGGAGCTGAAAGTAGATGAAAAACCAAAAGGGCACCTCGTCAAGCGTTGA
- a CDS encoding MFS transporter — MKKFVEIFRNKSFTKLFLANFTSQMGSTIGLTAFMFFLLDRFSSQPAYATITELMYSLPMLAVFFLIGVLADRMDRQKIAVYCDWISAALSLGLIAAIYVGWMPLVFAVLFLRSAVQKFFFPAEHGMVQGILKKDDYTTAAGLNQLVMSLFMLFGNGLGVLAYWSIGIYGAILVDTLSFIISALLIQRTVVPHEARLPNGTHSLKDLNLKMVFRDFKHGFIYVMSSKLLFTLIIGFFIFGIVNGGFSVMPIFILKYKLAPETYEQYSIVVGFVFGIGVLIGSFIASLLSQKIKLYHLISIGLLIAGSFTALASLPNNIYLFLGLLFISALALPLINIGIGGWLPSIIDPKMMGRVQGLISPLNMLSHSLTLAFIAYSFPSLLTIEMLYWIVGGCLAIVGVFYMMVLPKLAEESEPAVKETAVEQGV, encoded by the coding sequence ATGAAAAAATTTGTGGAGATTTTCAGGAACAAGAGTTTCACGAAGTTATTTTTGGCTAACTTCACATCCCAGATGGGCAGTACGATCGGCCTGACAGCTTTCATGTTTTTCTTGCTGGACCGTTTCAGCTCCCAGCCTGCTTATGCGACTATTACCGAACTGATGTATTCGCTGCCAATGCTAGCGGTGTTTTTCCTGATCGGAGTGCTCGCTGACAGGATGGATCGGCAAAAAATAGCGGTTTACTGCGATTGGATAAGTGCCGCATTATCTCTTGGATTGATTGCTGCAATTTATGTTGGCTGGATGCCACTTGTCTTTGCTGTCTTGTTCTTGCGGAGTGCAGTTCAAAAATTCTTTTTCCCGGCCGAACATGGTATGGTACAGGGGATCTTGAAGAAAGACGACTACACAACAGCAGCCGGTTTGAATCAGCTCGTGATGAGCCTATTCATGCTGTTCGGCAATGGCCTGGGAGTTCTCGCATACTGGTCAATAGGCATTTACGGAGCTATTTTAGTGGATACTTTGTCATTCATTATTAGTGCATTACTCATCCAAAGGACGGTTGTTCCGCATGAGGCCCGACTTCCTAATGGCACTCATTCTCTGAAGGATTTGAACCTTAAAATGGTCTTCAGGGATTTTAAACACGGCTTTATATATGTAATGAGCAGCAAATTGCTTTTTACTTTGATCATTGGATTTTTCATTTTTGGGATCGTCAATGGCGGCTTCTCGGTAATGCCGATTTTTATTCTCAAATATAAGCTTGCTCCTGAAACGTATGAGCAGTACTCGATTGTGGTCGGTTTCGTGTTCGGAATCGGCGTCCTGATTGGCAGCTTCATTGCATCCTTGCTTTCTCAAAAAATCAAGCTCTATCACCTGATTTCTATAGGTCTGCTGATTGCAGGCAGCTTCACGGCTCTTGCGTCACTGCCCAACAACATTTATCTGTTCTTAGGTCTCTTGTTTATCTCTGCTCTGGCATTGCCGCTTATAAATATCGGGATCGGAGGCTGGCTTCCAAGCATCATCGATCCGAAAATGATGGGCAGGGTCCAGGGGCTAATCAGTCCGCTTAACATGCTGTCCCATTCGCTGACGCTTGCTTTCATCGCTTACAGTTTTCCTTCACTGCTTACAATTGAAATGCTGTATTGGATTGTCGGTGGCTGTCTTGCGATCGTAGGAGTATTTTACATGATGGTTCTGCCAAAGCTCGCCGAGGAGAGTGAGCCTGCTGTTAAAGAGACAGCTGTCGAGCAGGGGGTATAG
- a CDS encoding ABC transporter ATP-binding protein encodes MSTGKRLFNYALNYKKIILIALAMLTVAVVADLAGPFIAKRMIDNHILGIESVWHKTEAGEDAVEYNGSFYTKDSATGNSDTARIFQVGRYFVFVDGEVEFDGSRSYEDGVLTISKGAKAAQYEAEILSGDDLMSFYKPEIPNIIKLLSFYFGLLVIASIFQYGQRFYLQKSANRIIQKLREDVFRQIQRLPIQYFDNLPAGKVVARITNDTEAIRELYVTVLSTFFTSFIYITGIYIALFILNAKLAAICLLLLPILFVWAKLYRKYASKYNHVIRSRVSDINGMINESIQGMSIIQAFSREKETQQEFETLNKEHFTYQNKLLSLNSSTSHNLVGVLRNIVFVAFIWYFGGEALQPSSAISLGMLYAFVDYINRLFNPVQGIVNQLANLEQALVAGERVFDLMDEEGINVSDQEIPRYKGNVLFDHVSFGYKEGEYVLKDLCFEAKQGETVALVGHTGSGKSSIMNLLFRFYDPQEGQIKIDGMDISEMPRQTLRNHMGIVLQDPFLFTGTIASNVSLDHPGITRETVEKALASVGADRVLKNLEKGYDEPVIEKGSTLSSGQRQLISFARALAFNPAILILDEATSSIDTETEAIIQEAMDVLKEGRTTFIIAHRLSTIRNADQILVLDRGRIVEKGNHEQLMELKGKYFQMYQLQLGNKVKAG; translated from the coding sequence ATGAGTACAGGAAAAAGACTGTTTAATTACGCGTTAAATTATAAGAAGATCATCCTGATTGCTCTTGCGATGCTGACGGTCGCTGTTGTCGCTGACCTTGCAGGGCCGTTCATCGCAAAGCGGATGATTGATAATCACATTTTAGGGATCGAATCGGTTTGGCATAAAACCGAAGCAGGTGAAGATGCCGTTGAATACAATGGCAGTTTTTACACGAAGGATAGCGCTACAGGCAATTCTGATACTGCAAGGATTTTTCAGGTAGGAAGGTATTTTGTCTTTGTGGATGGTGAAGTCGAATTCGATGGAAGCAGGAGCTACGAGGATGGTGTGCTAACCATCAGCAAAGGAGCAAAAGCTGCGCAATATGAAGCAGAGATATTGTCAGGCGATGATTTGATGAGTTTTTACAAGCCGGAAATACCGAATATTATTAAGCTGCTATCGTTTTATTTCGGCTTGCTTGTCATTGCATCAATCTTCCAATATGGGCAGAGGTTTTATTTGCAGAAGTCAGCCAACAGGATCATCCAAAAGCTGAGGGAGGATGTCTTCAGACAAATCCAGCGGCTGCCGATCCAGTATTTTGACAATCTGCCAGCAGGGAAGGTCGTTGCCAGGATTACGAATGATACGGAGGCAATCCGTGAATTGTATGTCACCGTCCTGTCAACGTTCTTTACAAGCTTCATCTATATTACAGGCATCTATATTGCCTTGTTCATCCTTAATGCGAAGCTTGCAGCCATTTGTCTGCTGCTATTGCCGATCCTGTTTGTATGGGCAAAGCTATATCGTAAATACGCATCAAAATATAATCATGTGATTCGCTCGCGGGTGAGTGACATTAACGGGATGATCAATGAGTCCATTCAGGGCATGAGCATCATCCAGGCTTTTAGCCGTGAAAAAGAAACGCAGCAGGAATTCGAAACGTTGAACAAGGAGCATTTTACTTATCAAAATAAATTGTTAAGTTTGAACTCCTCCACCTCACATAATCTTGTGGGAGTATTAAGGAATATCGTCTTCGTGGCGTTCATCTGGTATTTTGGCGGCGAGGCGCTGCAGCCGTCATCCGCGATTTCACTCGGTATGCTTTATGCGTTCGTTGATTATATCAACCGTTTGTTCAATCCTGTCCAGGGGATCGTCAACCAGCTGGCTAACCTTGAGCAGGCACTGGTCGCCGGAGAGCGGGTGTTCGATCTGATGGATGAGGAAGGAATCAATGTAAGTGACCAAGAGATTCCCCGCTATAAAGGAAATGTTCTTTTTGATCATGTTTCCTTCGGTTATAAAGAAGGCGAATATGTGCTGAAGGATCTTTGCTTTGAGGCAAAGCAGGGTGAAACGGTGGCACTCGTGGGCCATACGGGCTCTGGCAAAAGCTCGATCATGAACCTGTTGTTCAGGTTCTATGACCCGCAGGAAGGGCAGATTAAGATTGACGGGATGGATATTTCAGAAATGCCTAGGCAGACATTGCGTAATCACATGGGCATCGTCCTCCAGGATCCGTTCTTGTTCACTGGCACAATAGCATCAAACGTCAGTCTTGATCACCCAGGCATCACGAGGGAAACCGTTGAAAAAGCGTTGGCAAGCGTCGGAGCAGACAGAGTCCTGAAAAATCTTGAAAAAGGGTACGATGAGCCGGTGATCGAAAAAGGCAGTACGCTATCAAGCGGGCAGAGACAGCTGATTTCTTTTGCCAGAGCATTGGCCTTCAATCCCGCCATCCTGATACTTGATGAAGCGACATCAAGTATTGATACAGAAACCGAAGCGATCATCCAGGAAGCAATGGATGTCCTAAAAGAAGGCAGGACGACGTTCATCATTGCCCATCGATTGTCGACGATCCGCAATGCAGACCAGATACTTGTTCTGGATAGAGGTAGGATTGTCGAAAAAGGAAACCATGAGCAGCTGATGGAACTGAAAGGGAAATACTTTCAAATGTATCAGCTGCAGCTTGGCAATAAAGTTAAGGCAGGTTAA
- a CDS encoding sigma-Y antisigma factor component: MNEELSPVLLALVVLILLAQSIFLFTNARKHGHNYWLWGILGLIQAPMPLLFYLLFARKIWRR; the protein is encoded by the coding sequence ATGAACGAGGAATTATCACCTGTCTTGCTCGCCTTAGTTGTATTGATTTTATTGGCGCAGAGCATCTTTCTTTTTACAAATGCCCGGAAACATGGGCATAACTATTGGCTTTGGGGAATTCTTGGATTAATACAGGCACCGATGCCGCTGCTTTTTTATTTGCTGTTTGCGCGAAAAATTTGGCGCAGATAG
- a CDS encoding YxlC family protein, which produces MKNQKGTSSSVENNDTEFFDTISAINNGLDKLDSMDTYIPDDKWFEQMVLNQQEIQKKKYRRELALFILSAMLILSGVIFTLLELPTLFYMLQAVTLVITVVYSYKGVQKQVDSR; this is translated from the coding sequence ATGAAAAACCAAAAGGGCACCTCGTCAAGCGTTGAAAATAATGATACGGAATTTTTTGATACCATCAGCGCCATCAATAATGGATTGGACAAACTGGACTCCATGGACACTTATATTCCGGATGATAAATGGTTCGAGCAAATGGTCCTGAATCAACAGGAAATCCAGAAGAAGAAATATCGCCGCGAATTGGCGTTGTTCATATTGAGCGCCATGCTGATTTTAAGCGGAGTGATCTTCACCCTGCTGGAATTGCCGACATTGTTCTACATGCTCCAGGCAGTGACGCTCGTGATTACAGTGGTCTATAGTTATAAAGGAGTGCAAAAGCAGGTGGATAGCAGATGA
- a CDS encoding HPr family phosphocarrier protein — protein MKEIMSSNVMVQKRFTMKKMLEIYQAAKKLDGTTYLYSRQKAVEATSLSKLVSFLLTVEPNTTLKIIMEGTDVEPKLNQLTKLLTNEASVLRVKRKRLIESSESFQI, from the coding sequence ATGAAAGAAATTATGTCATCTAATGTTATGGTCCAGAAAAGATTCACAATGAAAAAAATGCTTGAAATCTATCAGGCTGCCAAGAAATTGGACGGTACCACTTACCTTTACAGCCGCCAAAAGGCAGTTGAAGCGACGTCGTTATCCAAACTTGTATCGTTCCTGCTTACTGTAGAACCAAATACAACTTTAAAAATTATTATGGAAGGCACAGATGTAGAACCGAAATTGAATCAGCTTACTAAGCTGCTGACAAATGAGGCATCTGTACTACGCGTGAAACGCAAACGACTGATCGAGTCTTCCGAATCATTCCAAATATAA
- a CDS encoding ABC transporter ATP-binding protein — protein MLSVLSKLSWFFKENWKRYSVAISLLIFVGILDVLPPRIVGMAIDAIQLGSMSQALIFKYIGGLMLITVVSYFITYIWMYQLFGGAFLIERKLRTRFMKHLLKMTPTFFEKNRTGDLMARATNDLKAISITAGFGVLTLVDSSIFMLTILFTMGFFISWELTLVSIIPLPIMAYLINIYGKRIHSKFTSAQDAFGELNDRVLESVSGVRVIRAYVQEKADEARFHELTEDVYRKNVEVAKIDSLFEPTIKILVGLSYLIGLGYGAFLVFQQKLTLGELVSFNVYLGMLIWPMFAIGELINVMQRGNASLDRLNETLSYKEDVADPAKPVEGNDPEYLQMSEFTFKYPSSNVNNLHQIKLHLNRGETLGIVGKTGSGKTTLIKQLLREYPEGEGNLLVSGVPIQEHSLRQTRGWMGYVPQENILFSRSVKENIMFGNPMASEEDLQEIIDLAAFRKDLEMLPEGLETLVGEKGVALSGGQKQRISIARALIKDPEILILDDSLSAVDAKTEKKIIDNIRRERNAKTTIITTHRMSAVEHADHIVVLEDGKIIEEGTHNELIAAQGWYYEQYIKQQAAAVEEEVHSI, from the coding sequence ATGTTATCGGTTTTATCAAAGTTAAGCTGGTTTTTTAAAGAAAACTGGAAGAGATATAGTGTCGCGATTTCCTTGCTGATCTTTGTCGGCATACTTGATGTGCTGCCGCCTAGAATCGTAGGGATGGCGATTGATGCAATCCAGCTTGGTTCCATGAGCCAGGCATTAATCTTTAAGTATATAGGCGGCCTCATGCTGATTACGGTTGTCTCTTATTTCATCACTTATATTTGGATGTATCAGTTATTTGGCGGGGCGTTCCTGATTGAACGGAAGCTCAGGACTCGGTTTATGAAGCATTTGCTGAAAATGACACCAACGTTCTTCGAAAAGAACCGGACAGGTGACTTGATGGCAAGGGCTACGAATGATCTGAAGGCAATATCCATCACCGCAGGTTTTGGAGTCTTGACCCTAGTTGATTCAAGCATATTCATGCTGACAATCCTGTTCACGATGGGTTTTTTCATCAGCTGGGAGCTGACACTGGTTTCCATCATCCCGCTGCCGATCATGGCATATCTAATTAATATTTACGGCAAAAGGATCCACTCCAAATTCACTTCTGCCCAGGATGCGTTCGGTGAGCTGAATGACCGGGTGCTTGAATCGGTTTCAGGAGTAAGAGTCATCAGGGCTTATGTCCAGGAAAAGGCGGATGAAGCAAGATTCCATGAATTGACTGAAGATGTTTACCGAAAAAATGTCGAGGTCGCAAAAATTGATTCTTTGTTTGAACCAACGATCAAAATCCTGGTTGGTTTGAGTTATCTGATTGGCTTAGGATATGGAGCCTTTCTTGTTTTCCAGCAAAAGCTGACGCTGGGAGAGCTTGTCAGCTTTAATGTGTATCTTGGAATGCTTATTTGGCCGATGTTCGCGATTGGGGAATTAATCAATGTCATGCAGCGGGGCAATGCGTCTCTTGACCGCCTGAATGAAACATTATCTTACAAGGAGGATGTTGCCGATCCAGCCAAACCGGTGGAAGGTAATGACCCGGAATATCTACAGATGTCTGAGTTCACGTTCAAATATCCTTCCTCAAATGTGAATAATCTCCACCAGATTAAGTTGCATTTAAACCGTGGTGAAACGCTGGGAATAGTGGGCAAGACGGGAAGCGGCAAGACAACGTTGATTAAACAGCTGCTGAGGGAATATCCAGAAGGTGAAGGCAACCTGCTTGTATCAGGAGTGCCAATCCAGGAGCACAGCCTGAGACAAACGAGGGGCTGGATGGGTTATGTTCCGCAAGAAAACATCCTGTTCTCTCGTTCGGTCAAGGAAAATATCATGTTCGGGAATCCAATGGCTTCCGAAGAAGATTTACAAGAGATCATTGACCTGGCTGCTTTCCGCAAGGATTTAGAGATGCTGCCTGAGGGGCTTGAGACACTTGTCGGTGAAAAAGGGGTCGCACTCTCCGGCGGCCAGAAGCAGCGTATTTCGATTGCAAGGGCTTTAATCAAGGACCCGGAAATCCTGATCCTAGATGATTCGCTTTCAGCAGTCGACGCAAAAACGGAAAAGAAAATCATAGATAATATCCGCAGGGAGCGGAATGCAAAAACAACCATCATTACCACTCACAGAATGTCTGCAGTAGAGCATGCTGACCACATCGTTGTGCTGGAGGATGGAAAAATAATCGAAGAAGGTACGCACAACGAATTGATAGCTGCTCAAGGCTGGTATTATGAACAATATATCAAGCAGCAGGCAGCAGCAGTCGAAGAGGAGGTGCACTCCATATGA